In Drosophila nasuta strain 15112-1781.00 chromosome 2R, ASM2355853v1, whole genome shotgun sequence, a single genomic region encodes these proteins:
- the LOC132784389 gene encoding cytosolic carboxypeptidase 6 isoform X1 — protein sequence MLGIACDPLQHTSMYERGSDDSEDSDGEGGLGNVSRVIIRPPGQSGKAKRGHLCFDAAFETGNLGKAELVGEFEYDLFLRPDTCNPRYRFWFNFTVDNVKQDQRVLFNIVNISKSRNLFNCGLTPLVKSSSRPKWQRLPKRQVFFYRSAMHQGHYVLSFGFNFDKEEDVYMFALASPYSYSRLQSYLNVIDARQGPEKRFTRCVLVKSLQNRNVDLVTIDQVTHNQRSTNRLERSFIRVIVILCRTHSSEAPASHVCQGLIEFLVGNHPIAQVLRENFVFKIVPMVNPDGVFLGNNRCNLMGQDMNRNWHVASEYTQPELHAIRNVLKELDNSDTYQIDFVIDLHANSSMHGCFIYGNTYEDVYRYERHLVFPRLFASNAQDYVAEHTMFNADERKAGSVRRYCCERLSDTVNAYTLEVSMAGHYLRDGKTIALYNEDGYHRVGRNLTRTLLQYYRFINVLPMPLVSEMRLQGKRRGRPRTHHSRSRSRTRYEVKPRAKTTRCHAPISYTNLSICYDSAGGVSSDEGGYSPTRPMNIAPGSSSFSGYRNYRRAATANCALHDQYSLGVCEHQGGAGVGSRSKRGAAPLTMEMPVPPGVSVPPKPYLSIIDLNQLTRGSLKLKSSSFDADDRR from the exons ATGCTGGGCATAGCCTGTGATCCGTTGCAGCATACGAGCATGTATGAGCGTGGCTCAGATG ACAGTGAGGACAGCGATGGCGAGGGAGGACTGGGAAATGTCTCCAGGGTCATTATACGTCCACCTGGTCAGAGCGGCAAAGCGAAGCGTGGACACTTGTGCTTCGATGCAGCCTTCGAGACAGGGAATTTGGGCAAAGCGGAGTTGGTGGGTGAATTCGAGTACGATTTGTTCTTACGCCCCGACACTTGCAATCCACGCTATCGCTTTTGGTTCAACTTTACGGTGGACAATGTGAAACAGGATCAGCGTGTGCTTTTCAACATTGTCAACATCAGCAAGAGTCGCAATCTTTTCAACTGTGGACTGACGCCTCTTGTCAAATCCTCGAGTCGTCCCAAGTGGCAGCGTTTGCCCAAGCGTCAGGTGTTCTTTTATCGCTCGGCCATGCATCAGGGTCATTATGTGCTTAGCTTTGGTTTCAACTTTGACAAGGAGGAGGACGTGTACATGTTTGCTTTGGCATCGCCTTACAGCTACTCTCGTCTGCAATCATATCTGAATGTAATCGATGCACGTCAGGGACCCGAGAAACGTTTCACACGTTGTGTGCTTGTTAAATCCTTG CAAAATCGCAATGTGGATCTGGTGACTATTGATCAGGTGACGCACAATCAGCGCTCCACGAATCGCTTGGAACGCAGCTTCATACGTGTCATTGTGATTTTGTGTCGCACGCATTCGAGTGAAGCTCCTGCTTCGCATGTGTGCCAAGGATTGATTGAGTTTCTGGTGGGCAATCATCCTATAGCGCAAGTGCTGCGTGAGAATTTCGTCTTTAAAATTGTGCCAATGGTGAATCCGGATGGTGTCTTCCTGGGTAACAATCGATGCAATCTGATGGGCCAGGACATGAATCGCAATTGGCATGTGGCATCGGAGTACACGCAACCGGAGCTGCATGCCATCAGGAATGTGCTGAAGGAACTAGACAATTCCGAT ACCTATCAGATTGACTTTGTGATTGATCTGCATGCGAATAGCAGCATGCATGGCTGCTTCATCTATGGCAACACCTACGAGGATGTCTATCGCTACGAGCGTCATCTGGTCTTTCCTCGTCTCTTCGCCAGCAATGCCCAGGATTATGTCGCTGAGCACACCATGTTCAATGCGGATGAACGCAAGGCGGGCAGCGTGCGTCGCTATTGCTGTGAGCGTCTCAGCGACACGGTCAACGCCTACACTTTGGAGGTGTCCATGGCGGGTCATTATCTGCGCGATGGCAAGACTATAGCGCTGTACAACGAGGATGGCT ATCATCGTGTTGGTCGTAATTTGACGCGCACCTTGCTGCAGTATTATCGCTTCATTAATGTCTTGCCCATGCCGCTGGTCTCCGAAATGAGATTGCAGGGCAAGCGTCGAGGACGTCCGCGCACACATCATTCTCGCTCTCGTTCCCGCACACGCTACGAGGTGAAGCCAAGGGCGAAGACAACACGCTGTCATGCGCCCATTTCGTACACTAATCTGAGCATCTGCTACGACTCGGCAGGTGGCGTTTCGTCGGATGAGGGCGGGTATTCACCAACGAGACCGATGAATATTGCGCCTGGTAGCAGCAGCTTTAGTGGTTATCGAAACTATCGACGCGCCGCCACAGCAAATTGTGCACTGCATGATCAGTATTctttgggtgtgtgtgagcaTCAAGGAGGAGCTGGAGTTGGTAGTCGCAGCAAGCGTGGAGCTGCTCCCTTGACGATGGAGATGCCTGTGCCACCTGGTGTGAGTGTGCCCCCAAAGCCGTACCTGTCCATAATCGATCTGAATCAGCTGACGCGCGGCAGCCTTAAACTCAAATCGAGCAGTTTCGATGCCGATGATAGGCGTTAA
- the LOC132784391 gene encoding prolyl 4-hydroxylase subunit alpha-2 isoform X1 translates to MQDLLDVERMLLINFENYAKELQDRLGIIKGAFAKYSDFVKEVYDHPELYLANSVSSLKLIRHMSQDWAAWQRVMEAPLAADQVQMQKRLLALTPRHLSLQRAAERLQSVVQFYDFPPASFLKNKQNLRLSPLDCYHMGVALFEQQNYEDAAKWLTVAAENYTSSPLNDLIGIPLWRVYEMQFEALLKIDKKYSAHVAISNALRLAPANEQLLEKKQRLTSDKLLIDTNSNSNPPVVFSELQQQCKSKPRQNNSLSCEYNKRYTDFLRLAPLAVEDLWINPDVMLYKQGIYEREIRHIKQAFKSCPESHKFAEEPGISGCLIPSSYSLRIRRISQRLQDMTGLDGAMDGFFVLKFSNSDTFRLFQLKILREIIQEDVKATAIVFLNNVAFGGVLTIPNIDFVVKPSRGDALITFNDGNFEHTMCPNVVGTSMVIMKLFFEAGVDEMELVDDDK, encoded by the exons ATGCAGGATTTGCTTGATGTAGAGCGAATGTTGTTGATTAATTTTGAGAATTATGCCAAAGAGTTGCAAGACAGACTGGGTATTATTAAAGG CGCCTTCGCCAAGTACAGCGACTTTGTGAAGGAAGTTTATGATCATCCAGAATTATACTTGGCAAATTCGGTGAGTTCCTTAAAGTTGATACGTCACATGAGTCAGGATTGGGCAGCTTGGCAGCGAGTGATGGAGGCACCTCTGGCTGCAGATCAAGTCCAAATGCAGAAGCGTCTCTTGGCGCTCACACCTCGACACTTGAGCTTACAGCGGGCAGCCGAACGATTGCAATCCGTTGTCCAGTTCTACGATTTCCCGCCGGCTTCCtttttgaaaaacaaacagaactTAAG GCTAAGTCCTTTGGACTGCTATCACATGGGCGTGGCTCTATTTGAGCAGCAGAATTACGAAGACGCAGCTAAATGGTTGACAGTTGCAGCAGAGAATTACACTTCTTCGCCTCTCAACGATTTAATTGGGATTCCCCTTTGGCGTGTTTATGAAATGCAGTTCGAAGCGCTGCTTAAAATAG ATAAGAAATATAGTGCACATGTGGCGATATCCAATGCTTTAAGGTTAGCTCCAGCAAATGAGCAACTTTTGGAAAAGAAGCAACGGTTGACAAGTGATAAACTATTAATAGAtaccaattccaattccaatccACCTGTTGTGTTTAGTGAGCTGCAGCAACAATGTAAAAGCAAGCCTAGGCAGAATAATTCTTTGAGCTGcgaatataataaaaggtACACGGACTTTCTTCGACTGGCGCCGCTGGCAGTCGAAGATCTGTGGATAAATCCCGATGTAATGCTCTATAAGCAAGGCATCTACGAACGTGAGATTCGCCACATTAAGCAAGCTTTTAAAAGCTGCCCGGAGAGTCACAAGTTTGCAGAGGAGCCTGGAATAAGTGGTTGCCTGATACCAAGTAGCTACAGTTTAAGAATCCGGCGTATATCGCAACGTTTGCAGGACATGACAGGACTCGATGGAGCCATGGATGGATTTTTTGTGTTGAAGTTTAGCAACTCAGATACTTTTCGACTCTTTCAACTGAAAAtt TTAAGAGAAATAATTCAGGAGGACGTGAAAGCTACAGCGATTGTTTTT ttaaaCAATGTTGCTTTTGGAGGCGTTCTtactataccaaatattgatTTCGTCGTCAAACCAAGTCGTGGAGATGCTTTGATCACATTTAACGATGGAAACTTTGAGCACACAATGTGTCCCAATGTTGTGGGAACTTCGATGG TGATTATGAAGCTTTTCTTTGAAGCGGGAGTGGATGAAATGGAACTTGTGGACGATGACAAATGA
- the LOC132784391 gene encoding uncharacterized protein LOC132784391 isoform X2 — protein MSQDWAAWQRVMEAPLAADQVQMQKRLLALTPRHLSLQRAAERLQSVVQFYDFPPASFLKNKQNLRLSPLDCYHMGVALFEQQNYEDAAKWLTVAAENYTSSPLNDLIGIPLWRVYEMQFEALLKIDKKYSAHVAISNALRLAPANEQLLEKKQRLTSDKLLIDTNSNSNPPVVFSELQQQCKSKPRQNNSLSCEYNKRYTDFLRLAPLAVEDLWINPDVMLYKQGIYEREIRHIKQAFKSCPESHKFAEEPGISGCLIPSSYSLRIRRISQRLQDMTGLDGAMDGFFVLKFSNSDTFRLFQLKILREIIQEDVKATAIVFLNNVAFGGVLTIPNIDFVVKPSRGDALITFNDGNFEHTMCPNVVGTSMVIMKLFFEAGVDEMELVDDDK, from the exons ATGAGTCAGGATTGGGCAGCTTGGCAGCGAGTGATGGAGGCACCTCTGGCTGCAGATCAAGTCCAAATGCAGAAGCGTCTCTTGGCGCTCACACCTCGACACTTGAGCTTACAGCGGGCAGCCGAACGATTGCAATCCGTTGTCCAGTTCTACGATTTCCCGCCGGCTTCCtttttgaaaaacaaacagaactTAAG GCTAAGTCCTTTGGACTGCTATCACATGGGCGTGGCTCTATTTGAGCAGCAGAATTACGAAGACGCAGCTAAATGGTTGACAGTTGCAGCAGAGAATTACACTTCTTCGCCTCTCAACGATTTAATTGGGATTCCCCTTTGGCGTGTTTATGAAATGCAGTTCGAAGCGCTGCTTAAAATAG ATAAGAAATATAGTGCACATGTGGCGATATCCAATGCTTTAAGGTTAGCTCCAGCAAATGAGCAACTTTTGGAAAAGAAGCAACGGTTGACAAGTGATAAACTATTAATAGAtaccaattccaattccaatccACCTGTTGTGTTTAGTGAGCTGCAGCAACAATGTAAAAGCAAGCCTAGGCAGAATAATTCTTTGAGCTGcgaatataataaaaggtACACGGACTTTCTTCGACTGGCGCCGCTGGCAGTCGAAGATCTGTGGATAAATCCCGATGTAATGCTCTATAAGCAAGGCATCTACGAACGTGAGATTCGCCACATTAAGCAAGCTTTTAAAAGCTGCCCGGAGAGTCACAAGTTTGCAGAGGAGCCTGGAATAAGTGGTTGCCTGATACCAAGTAGCTACAGTTTAAGAATCCGGCGTATATCGCAACGTTTGCAGGACATGACAGGACTCGATGGAGCCATGGATGGATTTTTTGTGTTGAAGTTTAGCAACTCAGATACTTTTCGACTCTTTCAACTGAAAAtt TTAAGAGAAATAATTCAGGAGGACGTGAAAGCTACAGCGATTGTTTTT ttaaaCAATGTTGCTTTTGGAGGCGTTCTtactataccaaatattgatTTCGTCGTCAAACCAAGTCGTGGAGATGCTTTGATCACATTTAACGATGGAAACTTTGAGCACACAATGTGTCCCAATGTTGTGGGAACTTCGATGG TGATTATGAAGCTTTTCTTTGAAGCGGGAGTGGATGAAATGGAACTTGTGGACGATGACAAATGA
- the LOC132784389 gene encoding cytosolic carboxypeptidase 6 isoform X2 — protein sequence MGDSDSEDSDGEGGLGNVSRVIIRPPGQSGKAKRGHLCFDAAFETGNLGKAELVGEFEYDLFLRPDTCNPRYRFWFNFTVDNVKQDQRVLFNIVNISKSRNLFNCGLTPLVKSSSRPKWQRLPKRQVFFYRSAMHQGHYVLSFGFNFDKEEDVYMFALASPYSYSRLQSYLNVIDARQGPEKRFTRCVLVKSLQNRNVDLVTIDQVTHNQRSTNRLERSFIRVIVILCRTHSSEAPASHVCQGLIEFLVGNHPIAQVLRENFVFKIVPMVNPDGVFLGNNRCNLMGQDMNRNWHVASEYTQPELHAIRNVLKELDNSDTYQIDFVIDLHANSSMHGCFIYGNTYEDVYRYERHLVFPRLFASNAQDYVAEHTMFNADERKAGSVRRYCCERLSDTVNAYTLEVSMAGHYLRDGKTIALYNEDGYHRVGRNLTRTLLQYYRFINVLPMPLVSEMRLQGKRRGRPRTHHSRSRSRTRYEVKPRAKTTRCHAPISYTNLSICYDSAGGVSSDEGGYSPTRPMNIAPGSSSFSGYRNYRRAATANCALHDQYSLGVCEHQGGAGVGSRSKRGAAPLTMEMPVPPGVSVPPKPYLSIIDLNQLTRGSLKLKSSSFDADDRR from the exons ATGGGTGATTCAG ACAGTGAGGACAGCGATGGCGAGGGAGGACTGGGAAATGTCTCCAGGGTCATTATACGTCCACCTGGTCAGAGCGGCAAAGCGAAGCGTGGACACTTGTGCTTCGATGCAGCCTTCGAGACAGGGAATTTGGGCAAAGCGGAGTTGGTGGGTGAATTCGAGTACGATTTGTTCTTACGCCCCGACACTTGCAATCCACGCTATCGCTTTTGGTTCAACTTTACGGTGGACAATGTGAAACAGGATCAGCGTGTGCTTTTCAACATTGTCAACATCAGCAAGAGTCGCAATCTTTTCAACTGTGGACTGACGCCTCTTGTCAAATCCTCGAGTCGTCCCAAGTGGCAGCGTTTGCCCAAGCGTCAGGTGTTCTTTTATCGCTCGGCCATGCATCAGGGTCATTATGTGCTTAGCTTTGGTTTCAACTTTGACAAGGAGGAGGACGTGTACATGTTTGCTTTGGCATCGCCTTACAGCTACTCTCGTCTGCAATCATATCTGAATGTAATCGATGCACGTCAGGGACCCGAGAAACGTTTCACACGTTGTGTGCTTGTTAAATCCTTG CAAAATCGCAATGTGGATCTGGTGACTATTGATCAGGTGACGCACAATCAGCGCTCCACGAATCGCTTGGAACGCAGCTTCATACGTGTCATTGTGATTTTGTGTCGCACGCATTCGAGTGAAGCTCCTGCTTCGCATGTGTGCCAAGGATTGATTGAGTTTCTGGTGGGCAATCATCCTATAGCGCAAGTGCTGCGTGAGAATTTCGTCTTTAAAATTGTGCCAATGGTGAATCCGGATGGTGTCTTCCTGGGTAACAATCGATGCAATCTGATGGGCCAGGACATGAATCGCAATTGGCATGTGGCATCGGAGTACACGCAACCGGAGCTGCATGCCATCAGGAATGTGCTGAAGGAACTAGACAATTCCGAT ACCTATCAGATTGACTTTGTGATTGATCTGCATGCGAATAGCAGCATGCATGGCTGCTTCATCTATGGCAACACCTACGAGGATGTCTATCGCTACGAGCGTCATCTGGTCTTTCCTCGTCTCTTCGCCAGCAATGCCCAGGATTATGTCGCTGAGCACACCATGTTCAATGCGGATGAACGCAAGGCGGGCAGCGTGCGTCGCTATTGCTGTGAGCGTCTCAGCGACACGGTCAACGCCTACACTTTGGAGGTGTCCATGGCGGGTCATTATCTGCGCGATGGCAAGACTATAGCGCTGTACAACGAGGATGGCT ATCATCGTGTTGGTCGTAATTTGACGCGCACCTTGCTGCAGTATTATCGCTTCATTAATGTCTTGCCCATGCCGCTGGTCTCCGAAATGAGATTGCAGGGCAAGCGTCGAGGACGTCCGCGCACACATCATTCTCGCTCTCGTTCCCGCACACGCTACGAGGTGAAGCCAAGGGCGAAGACAACACGCTGTCATGCGCCCATTTCGTACACTAATCTGAGCATCTGCTACGACTCGGCAGGTGGCGTTTCGTCGGATGAGGGCGGGTATTCACCAACGAGACCGATGAATATTGCGCCTGGTAGCAGCAGCTTTAGTGGTTATCGAAACTATCGACGCGCCGCCACAGCAAATTGTGCACTGCATGATCAGTATTctttgggtgtgtgtgagcaTCAAGGAGGAGCTGGAGTTGGTAGTCGCAGCAAGCGTGGAGCTGCTCCCTTGACGATGGAGATGCCTGTGCCACCTGGTGTGAGTGTGCCCCCAAAGCCGTACCTGTCCATAATCGATCTGAATCAGCTGACGCGCGGCAGCCTTAAACTCAAATCGAGCAGTTTCGATGCCGATGATAGGCGTTAA